The sequence below is a genomic window from Sulfuracidifex metallicus DSM 6482 = JCM 9184.
ACGCAATGTTTTACGAATTCCTCACGTCAAAGTCTAAGGTAAAAGAAGCTGGAGAATTCTCCGATTACTTAGACAGAGCAATAAGGGAAGGTGAGGTTTATTATTACTACGACGTGAAAAGGACGGGGGAAATACTATCTAAGGTGCTCCTTGGAAAGTACTGCGGTCTATGTTACGGGGAGGTCTGCGGTAAGGTTTGCGATGTCTGGACGCAAAAAATAGGAGCTATAAAGTCGATTACTTTAGGCAAAAAGGATCTATTAAGGGGACTGGCTAACATTGTAATAAAGGAGAAATTACAAGAGATAAGGGAAATGCTTCAAGAAAGCGCAGACTCAGATAGGAACGAGATAGAGAAAATGGGGAGGGAGTTCTCGCTCTCCGTTGCCGAGAGTTTCAACAAAACTAATGGGGCTTTAACACTGACGTTAAGTTTTACTGCACACCTAGAAGATATGACGGTCTATCCAAAGGTGAAGGTCGCATATTATGATGCCCAGAACGAGGACATGAGGGCTTTGGCGAAGCTCAACTCCAAGGCTATTGGGTACAAGGCTGGCCTGATATTTTATAATAGTTTGCAGTAACTTTTCTCATTTTCTCACGCTATCTTTCTCTGTCTTTATTTGGGTTTTTTCCTATTTTTCACTGCTTGTCAAGGTATCTTACATTACCTCTAATTTTTATCATATCGTGGGTTAAGATGACGGAAGGCCACCGTGAGGGGTAGACAGTCCCTTATAGAGGTTCTTATAACCATCAAAAATAGTTGCAGACCTACCTATAAGAGCTGTGCAGTACCCTCGGGAATGGGAGACTTACGCTTGTGGAGAGTGGACCCCCTAACTCTTCCACACGGGGTATCAAAGAACGGTTCCGTTAGGTGGAACCTCTGCCGTTAGTGAAGGGTAATCGTGGTCGCTCAGAGAACCAGGAAATCCTCACCGAGAGGTGGGGATGCAGTCAGTAAGGGCTGGAGTAGTTCTATTAAATCCATAGAGACATAGAAACGTCAAAAATATATTATTATGAGGCAACTTAGATTACAAGTGTGAAAACTCAGGAACTGTGTGAGGTATTGGACGATTCAGGTTTCCTTTACGAATTCACTTTGTTTAAATAACCCACGATAAAGTACTTCAATCTTAGACGTGTGTGAGTAGAGTGTCATGACAATTAAACTGAATATATTATATCAGTTAGGACGAAATCAACACAGTCCACAATGGATCCCTGAATCGCCCGAGCTATTAAATAAATAATATTACTCTCCTTTTACTTTCAGCCATACTCTTTTTATTTCACTAACTTTATCGAAATCAGAGTCCTCGCTGAGAACAGTCAAGATTGAATTATTTAACATAACTGCAACGTGAAACGCATCAGACGGTTTCAGTCCATACTTTAGCATGACTTCCTTAGCTTTCTCGTATTCTTTAGCGGTTATTGATAAAAGGACAACGTAAGGAGAGACTAACTCATCGAGGAAATTAATTGTGTCAACGAAATTGACGCTATACTTTTTCCTAGATACGTAAATCACTTCATCCATGACCAATGGGTCAAGGAAAAGGGACTCTTGATCCAGAAGCTCCAAATAGTAGTCCCTGATCTCATCAACATTCAGGTTGAGGTAAACTAGAAAGTTGGCGTCAAGGAAGATCAACTTTCAAACTCCTCCTCAAGATCGGTTCCCTTAAGGTCACCGAGCTTAGCCTTAATGGAGACTTTCTTCTCATGCTCTTTGAATTTTTTTATTATTTCTTCCTTGTCTATCCTCTTTTCTGATTCTAGGATTATTCTGTTACCACTCACGGTTAAGATCAAGGTATCTCCCTCTTTTATTCCTACTAGTTCCCTCACGTTCTTAGGTATTATTATGTAGCCCTTCTTCCCTACCTCTACCCTTAATGTCAAACTAGCTTCGCTATAGTTTAACTAGTTGAGCCATGTATTAAGCTTTTGCGTGAAAGACTTGTGAACTGCCCCTCCTTACGGACGGGGCATCTCCACCTCGCGATGGAGATTTCCTGCTTCTTCCAGGAAACTTACTATACACACCCTCAGAGAAGGGTATGTATAGCAGAGGTCTCCTGTCCACAAGCTCTCGGTCCCGACCCCGCACGAAGAATATTTAGAGAAGCATTATAGTCACGGTCTACAGTCCAGCCACAGGAAGGACATACAAACACACGGTCAGCCAAAGTCAAGTCCTTCTTAACATGTCCGCACCTAGCACATGTCTTAGAAGTATTCCTCGGATCTACTTTCACTACTCTCCTACCAGCTCTTTTAGCCTTGTAGGAGAGGTAACTCATGAACTTGGAGAAGTTAGAATGAAGAATATGCTTTCTCAAAGTTTTACTTTCACTGTCCTCGACCATGTACTTCACATCAAGATCTCCCACGTAGATCTCATCATACTGTTCTATGAGCCACGAAGTTACCTTGTGAATATAATCACTCATCAAGTTCTTCATATGCTCGTGAAGCTTAGCTAGTTTTTCCCTGACCTTCTCGTAGTTTCCAGACCCCTTCTTCTTTGTAGATAAAGACTTTTGTAAGATCTTCGTCTTCTTCTCGACCTTATCAAAAACCTTGGGGTTCTCTATTACTACACCGTCAGAGGTAGTTACGAGTTTATCCACTCCTAGGCCTATTCTAAAATATTAGTCATGACCTTTGGCACTAAAACGCAATATCAAGGCTTCACTGATGGGTAATCTCTACCTCAACGTTAACGAAATTGAGGAGCGGAGTCCCAGCCATTTCCCCCTTCTCTGGACCAACTATGGAGTTAACTGGCTTACCTTCTAAATCCACCAGTTGGTTCTTAAACATGAAAATCACACCCTCGGGGACGTCGTCGCTTTTGACGAACCTTACCTTGATTTTCCCCCATTTACTCTTCACGTAACCTATGCCCTGATACTTGTTGTTAAAAGCTGTTGGTTCCATCTTCAAGATTTCCTTGAACTGTGAGTTAGTGAAGCTGGGATGAGAACCAAACACCAAGACTGTCCCTTTAGGTATTCTCTCCAAGGTAGGGATTGAAACCCTGGCTTCCCTCAAGGGAGGATCCTGAAGCCTAGCAATCCCTTTCTCCTTCAGTTGCTGGACGTTTACCCCTGTAGCCTTGGAGACTGCTACCCAAGGGTCTTCCCAAACTGACCAGTCAGTTATCTCCATCCTGCGGGCTATGTCCCTCATTAACGTTATCTCGTCTATCCCTTTGGGTGGCAAAATCGGTTTGTTGTAAACCAAAAGCCTGTGCCAGTAACTGTACACCACGTCTTCCTTCTCCAGATAAGTAGGGGCAGGAATTACCACGTTTGCTACCTTAGCGGTCTCACTCATGAAAGGGTCGTGAACTACCAGGAAAAGCCTGCCCTCATTTACCGCCTCAATTATCTTATCTGAACCGGGGAGGGAATGCACCGGATTTGAGTTCCAAACGAACATGAACTTGATCTTACCTTCTTCTACCTCCTTTGATACCTCTGCCATGGGGACGACCCTCGAGGGTTTGTTGAACTTCCCCCTAAGGTATGAGAAGTCTATCCCGTAAGACGAATTGGAATAGAAGAATCCCCCCTTCATGCCTATTACTGAAGGTATGGTAGAAATGAGGGATATTGCCTTGCCTCCTTGGAACGTTCTACCTAAGGCGAACCCTATCAATGTAAGTGGCTTCATGTCCAAGTAGAATTCTGCCATTTCCTCCACGTCCCTCCTCCGTAACCCTGTCTCGTCTTCAATGATCTCCCAACTCACGTCTATCCCTTGATTCAGGTAACCCCTATCCCGTAATACTTTCAACACCCCAACAGCTAGGAAGGCATCAGAGGACGGTCTTATGAGGAAGAGCTTGTCGCTTTCCTTCGCTGTTTGGCTCACTCTAACGTCTATGACGACCTTCCTCTTGTCCTTCATTAGCTTCCAGCCGTGAATGAAACTGGTCTTGGGGTCAGACCCCCATATTACGAAGGCGTTATACTTGGAGAAATTCTCGGGAGTTTCACCGAAAGACGAACCGTAAACCCTGGATATCGCCTCATGTCCTTCTGCGCTACATATGGAATAGTCAGTTGTAGCAGAGTGAAGTGCGTACCACAGCCTGGCTGGAAAGTACCACGTTAAAAGCCCCTGGTTCCCGTCATAATCAACGTGTAATACCTCGTGGGGGGAAACCCTTTTCAATTCCTTAACTACTTCATCTATGGCTATCTGAGTTTCCACCTCTTTACCGTCGACCAACGGTCTGTGAACTCTGTTAAGGGAGTTCCTCTTGATGTCCATGTTACCTCTGTAACACGTGAAACCGTTAATTGGGAACAAGGTTAAGGGTTTATGATTGTCGTCAAAGATACAAGTATCGTAACAGTCTCTCGTACACGCGATAACCAAACTTTATCAAGGCTATTGTCTTACACGAAAATTTGAATTCTACTATCTTGAAGGTCCAAGGTTTGAAGGTCGGGGTCTTGCAAAAAGTCGAGTATGCCTTATCAACGTCGAGAAGATGACTAATCGACCCTCATTAGGAGTTCATGTCCTAGCCTTCCAGAAGGAGACATTGTTAAACACGAGAGGAAGAAGGCAAAGAGAGCATTTTGTCATTTCAAAGACTATATAGTGAACTATCCTGCCCTTATGGGGCTTCCTCCCCCTTAACTTATGATATAATAAATTTGAGCTTTTACCAGCTTGTGAAGAAGCTTTATTCTATATATAAGGTATATTTCATGCTTATCATCTTAGTCTTGGGAATTATCATAAAAATGTAGCTTGTCTATATAACCACTTTTACATATGGCGATATAAAGCGACTTTACATAGAATGGAATAAGGTTAGTAACCTATACTATTATCCTCAACAAGAAAGTGACGAATCTGAGCTTGTTCGGAAGGAAAGATTCAATTATTTTCACATCATCAGGAGTGATTATCTTGATTGACTTGAAAGCGAGGAGAGTTAACACTACTAACAAAAGGTCAAGGTAAGGGGGATCTACGAAAATCTCATAGGCTCCTATCAATGGCATCATGGCCATGAGAGAGACCTTCTTCGCTGTAGGAGCAAAGGTAGACGTCTTCAACGCGTAAATCAACACGTAAGAAGAAGAGATGATTGATACTATAACCTGCGAGATGGCTCCTCCTATTATCCCCATTCTAGGAATGAGGAGAAAAGAAGTAGAAAGAACTAGTCCAGCGTTTATCAGGGAAAGAAGTAGGAATGGAGTTAGGCTCTTCTTGGAAGCTATTATCATGTTAGTGAGAGAGAATAGGATAAGGTAGAGTCGATGCAAGCAGGAGAAGGATTAATACCTTTATTCCGCTCTTATATTCAGGGAAGAACCTATCAATCGTGAAAATTGCTACCGGTATTGATACTATCACAGACAGAAAGGAGATCAATGCAAATACACGGAAAGAGATCGATGACATCTTCTTCTCGTCGCTTCCGAGAGCCTTGTAAAACGAAGCAGTAGGCAAGAGGACGTTTCCTAGAGTTCCTAGAAACATTACAGGTACGCTTGCTACCAGAGCGGAGAATTGATATAGACCTAAAGAGTATGAACCCAGAAGATATGCTGCAGATACTCTATCTCCTTGAGAGGATAGAAAGCTTGATGATGAAGATAAATAAATATTGGTATCTTATCATCTCTTTCAGATAATGCAAAAGGTAATAACTCTATTTTATTCTGAAGCTTATTTATACTAACATTAATTTTACCCAACTCATAAGATTCCGGAAAATGTTCTAACGATATAACCCTTTCTGCACCATTTATTGCAAAGTAAATAGATGAATCTGCGTTAGAAGCTCCTACATCAATTATAGTACCTTTGAACGAATCACCATAAGCCCTTTCCTCAAATATTTCGTATAAGTGAAGTATATCAGCTCCTTTTAAAGTTCTAAGGTAAATGCAGATATCTTTGCATAATAATATTTGATCTGACGAATATTTCTTTATTTCCCATCTTTACTGAAAAGATTAAGTAAAAAAACAAGAGAATGAATATCTCTAATCTTAATAGAGTAGTTATTCCTAAATGTTACATCGAAGTCTATTTCTCCTTCTTTATTCAAATATTTTTTAATAATTTTAAAATAGTTCTTTATATATCTAAGTAATAGAATATTTAAATTTATGTTTTCTTTTATTAAACCTAAGTTCAATCTAAGTAGGCTAAGTTGTTTTAGCTTTAAAAAGTTTACTCTGACTTCCTCCCCGCCCTAAAGGGCGAGGGTTCCCCTCATCGATTCGCTCTTACATCTCTCATTTGAGGGGCAGTCGAGAGGCTCAGAGAACCCCTCCCATTTAAATTCATGATTGCAATTACATCACGGTCGTTCTCATAACCACATGAGCACTTAAACCAACGATATCCTTTCTCCTCCATCCTTCTACCACACTTAGGGCATGAGACTGATGAATAACTGGGATTAACAAACTCAACAATCATTCCGTGTTTGTTAGCCTGCCAAGAAATCCAATACTGCAAACGACGATATTGCATCAGATACAGTTTATCGTGAAACTCCTTAGGTAGTTTGTTAACATTCTTGAGGAGGTTCCTGAGGTTCTCCAACTTAATGATGTTGGAACCAAAACCTCTAGCAATCTCGACAACCCACTTCCCCACTTTTCTAGCGAAATCCTCCATAATACGCTTAGCCTTTAGGTGGAAGGAACGAACCCTGTGAAGGATCCTCTTATTTTCCCTCCTCCACCTTCTAGGGTACTTCTTTTGTAGGCTTTCAGCTAATGACTTCCAGTGGTGAACCTCTTCGAGACGAGTTGGGATCCTAACGTAGTTTCTGTCGTCCTTCCCTACGACTACTTCAGCCATGTTAATGTCTACGGCAATACTTTCCTTTGGCTCAACCTTCTCTCCTTCTTTCTCAAAAACAATTTTGAGGAAAGCCTTCCCATCCTTAACCACTAACCTAGCCTCCTTAATCCTCCAACTCAAGTAGTCCTTGAGGTTTCTAGGGAAACCCAAGATTGGTAGTTCACCTACACCAGCAATCCTAACAGTCATCCTCTCGAAGTTCACGCTATAGCTCGCTTTAGGAGTTAGCCAAACAGTTGGCTTATACACTCTTGGAAAACGCCCCCTCCTCGGGTTGTTGTACCAACCCTTGTATGTCGCGAGAGCTTCCCTATAGCAGTCCTCAGCAACTTTAGACGGTAGATTGTACTCTTCTCTTAACCTCGTGTATAACTCCTCGTGGACTTTTGAAAGCACTCCCTTCTCTTCCGGGTTTTTCACATTTTCCTTTAACCAAAACAACGAAAAACGGAGTGCTTTAACGTAGTTATTCACAAGGGCTAGGAGGGAGTCTGAGACTGCGATCTTCATCGAAACAGTTGCTCTGATCGCTTTACTACCCCTCCTAGCCATTAATGGAATTTAAGAAAAAGAAATATTTAAATATAAGTGGGCTATCCATCCCCGCCCTAAAGGGCGAGGCTTTCCGCCCCCTTAGCCCCCTTAACCCCCTTCTCTGTAAAGCTATAAGATTATATAATAAATGTCGAATAAATGTGACTATAATTAGTATATAGGATTTTAAATTATAATAATATATTTATTTTTTCTGTAATAAAGAAATTAGTTTATTATAGGAGGATAGGAAAGTAGTTAATAAGCACTTTAGTATCTCTTTCATAATATTGAATATTAAAATAGACACTACTGAAGAAAATATTTACCTGACAACTTAATTGGTAATTAATGTTTTCAGTTCAGATTCCATCATTTCACGGCAAGTACTTAAGAGATGTCTTTGAATCTATAAGAGAGCAGACTTTTCAAGATTATGAAGTAGTCATAGTTAATTCAGGAGGGAATAGCATCACTGACCTCATCCGCGAATACGGTTTTAAAGAAGTCAAGAAAAACGTTAAGCTTTTAGAAGCCCGTTACTTAGCAAATGAAGTAAGTAAAGGAGATTACGCTTTTCTTTTGGACGAAACTAGGCCTTTGAGGAGGGATGCTTTAAGTTTCATTTCTAAAAACCTTCATGATATGGTAATCATCGGTGAGAAGGAAGTTGGAGAATCTTTCTGGATTAAAGCTGCTCAGTTAGATAAGGAAATAGACTTAAGCTTGTAATAATATTTTATCCTTCTTAATTCTCTCTGCTGTCGAAGAGATAAGTAAATATTTTATGGAGATCTTGTTAAGCAAGTGTGGCAATCCTATACTAAAGAGAAGCGTTAGGAGTAGAATTTATAATGAACATGGAGTTAAATATGAATTTTTTCTATCTATTTATTATACAATGCAAAAGTATGATGTCGAGAGGATACGTGACTGTGTTAGGCGTTTGCCTTACAAATGGATAAATATAAGGAATAGGTATCTAGTTAACGTTTCCGATATCAATGTAAAGCTCGAGGATCTATATGAGATTGAAAATTATTACCTTCAGCGTGATGAAATGGAGAGGGCAATTTTGGAACTTGATAAGGATGAGAGCTGCAATATAATAAATACATTAGTTGAAATTGTTGTAGGGGAGTAGCTTGATGAATTTAATATTTTTGTATATAATTTATATTAAAACGTATGCATTAAGCGTGACAGAACTACCTTTACAACTTCTCTACAAACCAAGACTACCGAGTAGCTCACCATATCTACTTAATGTAGCACTTTGAAATTCCTTTCTGCTTTCCTTGACCCAAACCATCTCATATCCTCCATCAGGTAGACTGACAGTGTTTTTAAATTCAGGCCTTTTAAAAAGACACATGATGAACATAGCTGTCAGGCTACTTTGGAACAGCGGAGTCCCAAGGATGGCAGTCGAGGAGGCAAGGCACACGGGGTGGAAGCTCGTGGTCTACAGGGACGCAGGGGGAAACTACGACTTGAGTGGAGTGGACTACACGATCCTTAGGAGGAAAGGTGAGAAAGGAGGTCTACTCTCTCACATCTCCTCCTTCATCACATCCCTTTACGCTGGCCACCGCGGTAAGGAAGCGACGGTGGACCTCGACCTCATCCTGAAAGCTAGGTCCTTGAGGGGGTACGCCCTTTTTCACGACCAGTTCGCGGGGATCACGGGCTACTTGAGGAAGAGGAAGACAGGGGAGGAATACGCCCTTTACCTCCACGAGACCACCCTCACTGTGCCTGGTGTTAAGTACCTTCTCCCGCGGGAGATGGAGAGGAGAGTCATCAGAGAGGCAAAGAAGGTGGTCACTAACTCCATGTGGAACAGGGACGTGCTGAGAGAGAAGGGTTTCGACGCTGACGTGGTCTACCCTGGGTGTTACCCAGCAGAGAAGATAAGCGACTCGCGCGAGAGGTTAGTGCTTAGCGTCTCCATGTGGGACGCTGGGAGGAAACCCCACCTATACGGTGAGATTTCTCGACGCGTGAAGGCAAAGTTCGTCATGGCTGGTTCCTGGGCTAGGGAAGACACTCGAAGACAGTTCGAGAGGGAGTACGGAGACACAGTGACAGTCACGGGGAAGGTAAGCGACCAGGAGTTGATGTCTCTCTACTCCCGGGCTTCCGTCCTGGTTAGGTTCGGCTTCAACGAACGCGGTCCAGGGATGGGAGTTCTAGAGGCAATGGGCTACGGCGTCCCTGTCGTAGTGAACGAAGGTTTAGGTAGCAAGGAACTCGTTAAACAGGGAGAGAACGGCTTCGTGGTGAAGGACGTGGAGGAAGCCTCTTCCAGGATAAACGAGATCTTGGAGGACCCTCTTCCCATGGGGAGGAACGCTTGGGAGACTGCGAAGTCGCTCTCCTGGGAGAACCACGCCAAGCGCCTCAAGGAAATATTGTCTTAACCTGAGGATGACAAATTATGAAAAGTGACAGAGAGATATGGAACGTATATACACATACATATAATCACACATAGAGAGAGAAAAAAGAGATATTCTATCTTTTTTTAAAAAATAATGAATGGAGACAGTTTCCTTTCTTCTTAACGTGCGGAGACATCTCATGCTAAATTAGAAGCTAATGTCCCTCTTGAGATGAGAGAAACAGAGTATCTCACAGGGTATAACCAGAGGCTAGGTTACCATGACATTTCACCTTCATGAACGTGGCACTCAAGCATCTTATGGTTAGCTGTTCAGCCGTGAGCCCATAAGTTATCCTCTAAGATCTTCACGCTCAAGCCTCTATCCCTTTCTTAAAGTTCCTCACTACGAGGAAAAGGTCTAGGCGTAAAGATACCTTTTCCTGCCGTCATTCTTTACTTCTTTGAATTTCAAAAGACAAGGTTAGCACGTAATATGTGTTTCTCTAGCTATATTGTTTAAGTCTACGGTATACATCTGTAAAATTTCCCAATCTTAAGTCTAAGTAAGTTACATTCAATTCAAAAGAATCGTCTCAAAAACTTTTTAAACTAACATATATATAATTTTAGAAGTAATCTAAAAAATAAAAACAAATCAAAGAAAAGATCATGTCTACAGCAAAAGAGATAATCAAAAAGTATTAATAATATTTTCAATTAAATATTTAATTAAACAGTTAATTGTATATTTAATTAGTATCTTTAGATCAATAAGAAATTCATTTAAATTAGAAGTAGGCAAGAAGATACTCAATAAGATAGAACTATACTCGATATCAGTCAAAAATTATGTGTGGTAGAAAATCTCTGTCATTGATGGACTGTATTTATAAATATCCTAGTAGTATTTTGTTAAGTTTCTCTTGGGATTTCTTAGTCACACTATCCTTCAGTCTTTACATCTTGAGGGATTTGGCAGAGGCAATACATTTGTTTATAAGGCCTACTTTATTTCTCTTTCTAGGATTAATTTCTTTTTTCCTCTTATTTTACAGATATATTCTAACAAAAACTTGAACTTGTTCAGGCTCTTGCGTTCTATTGCACTTTAGTGAAAAGGACTGCAAAGCTTAGTTTATTGAGCTCTTTTGACTCCCTTGACGCACATATATGCTCCTTCCTCGTCTTCCCTGGGAAACTCAGGAGTCTCCTGGTCAGCTGGACCATAACGCAAGACTGATACGATCTTCTCGATTTTAAAGAACTTACTTACCAAGGTAACGAAGTCCTTCCCAGATATGAAATGGGCATGAGAATAATACTTATGACCTCTCCTTCCCAACTGAGAATAGAACTCTCCCCAAGGCGAGTCAGCCTTCACTACACAACCTACAAAGTAACCTCTTGTAACCCTTTCAACCTCTCTCATGAATTCCTCCAAGTTATCCAGGAAACACAACGTTACTGAGGTAAACACGCATGGGAAAGCCCCTTCTCTGAAGGGAAGAAAGTGGGCTTCAGCTTGCACCCTATCCCCTTTCATTGAACGGAGTACAAGCTCCGAGATGTCCACGGACACTACTCGTCCATTAATGCTCTCGTGGAATATTGAGGGACCTGATCCAACGTCCAGACAGTTCTCCAACTTCAGCATTTCAATTACCTTCCTTTCGTTCTCGTAAGTTACCTTGTGGACTCTATACCAGTTAAGATAGCCATCTGGATCGTCGAACAAGTTCATATTTCTGTATGCGGTCAAAAGTTTTTAACCATTCCATGATTTTTGTGAACCTGCCATGCCCTAGACAAACTTCTTAGTTCGAAGCCTCACCTTATCAAAAGAGGGCGGAGATCAACGCTAGTCCCAAACCAGAGCACTTCCTGCATTAGTTGAATAAACGTAGCTCCAGATGAGGAAGAGAGGGGTACTTCATGAACGATCATTTTAACTAGGACGTATAGGCTACGCTCATCACGTCATGATTACCATTATGATCTTGAAACTGTATTTAAACCCTAATCCTAATATAAGGGAATCCTAATATAAGGGATTGTATACAACCCTCAGCGGTATTATTTCTTCCACACTTTTAACTCATGATAGTATAAAATTCCGTATAAAATTCTACATTTTCCTCCCAAAGAGAAGATCATATACTGTCGCAACCTACACATGACGCAAAAAATAATTTGTATGCGCCTTAAAAGACAAATATAAATAAAACATTAATTAGCTGCATGTATACTATGTGATTTATTTTTTAACTTGATGGGAGTCAAGGGGTCGGAAGATCTCCATCATAGGGTAGAGATGAATAGCCCCTTATAGAAACGTTATCTATAATTATGAAAATCAATAATCTCTTAGACCTCGGTTGAAAGAGCTGGGTCTTACGGTTGATACTGGAGAACTAAAGTATGTGGAGAGGAACCCTCCGTACCTCTCTTCCACACGGACATCACAAATCGTTTCCGTTAGGTGGAACCTCCGCTGTGAGTGAAGAGGGATCTAGGTTGCTCTCAGAAACGGGAAATCTCCATCGCGAGGTAGTGGTGCCCCGTCCGTAAGAGCGTGGTAGTTCAACAAAATAGTTATAGTCTCCATTAATTTACTTTTACTAACTTCCTCCGCTCTTCGATGGCGAGGGTTTTCCTCATCGATTCAGTCTTATACATCTCATCTGATGACAGCGGAGAGACTCATATACACAGTCCATTAAGGCTCAAGGTTGCAACGGCATCAAGGTCGTTCTGATAACCACTAGTATACGAAAAATATCAATGCCCTGCTTCCCTCATCTTTTGACCGCACTTAGAGCATGATATGATACTTAAATTCAAGGAAGAAGGGAATGAGGTATACATGTCATCATACTTAAATGATATTATATAAAGGACTTATGGTATAAAATATTTAAACGTAAAGTCTGTTTTTTTTTAAAAAAATAAATAAAAATGAGCTAAGAGTAAGTGTAAATGAGCTAAACATGATATTAGATCAGTTCGGAAGAATAAAGGAAACTAAAGGAATAAATGAAAACACAATAGAGTACCTAATTCTAGCTAACCAGCTCACTGGACCGATATTGAAATGCGGTAATTTCATTTGCTAGTGGGATAAAAATGAATAAGGAAGATATTATAAATTTTTTTAATAAAAGAATTACAATAGTGATTCTACCTACAGAACAATGTAACTTTAGATGTATATATTGTTATGAAAAATTTGAGAATAATAAAATGAATAGAAAAGTAATTGATGCTCTTAAAAATTTTCTAGAGAAGAGAATGATAGATCTAGATAGTTTAAGAGTAATATGGTTCGGAGGAGAGCCACTATTGGCTTACGATACTGTACTTGAGATCATGGAATATATTAATTCAAAAACTATAGAAGGAGTTCCCAAAATAGAAGGATTTATGGTAACCAATGGATATCTACTAAATCTAGATAAGGCCAAAAAGCTTACAGAACTTCATGTAAACGAATTTCAGATTACCTTGGATGGCGATGAGGACATTCATAATAGAAGAAGAATCAATATAGGTAAAAGATGCACATTCAACGTGATATGGAACAACATTAAATCTATTCTCAACTCCAATATTCCTTTAAAGATATATCTACGGATCCATCTATCCTCTGACAACATTGAATCTGTAAAATCTCTATTAAACAGAATAAAAAGAGAAATAGAATTACCTAGTAATCTAATAATCTCTTTCGCTAGATTAGGGAAATATGGTAGTGATTACGATAAATATTTGAATACAATGAATAATAACTCTATCTTAAAAGAATTAGTAAATTATGCCAATAGCCTTGGCTTAAAGATAGGATATCCAGATCTCAAAACTTCTTTATGTTATGCGTCCTTACCAACGTCCTTTGTTATA
It includes:
- a CDS encoding radical SAM protein codes for the protein MNKEDIINFFNKRITIVILPTEQCNFRCIYCYEKFENNKMNRKVIDALKNFLEKRMIDLDSLRVIWFGGEPLLAYDTVLEIMEYINSKTIEGVPKIEGFMVTNGYLLNLDKAKKLTELHVNEFQITLDGDEDIHNRRRINIGKRCTFNVIWNNIKSILNSNIPLKIYLRIHLSSDNIESVKSLLNRIKREIELPSNLIISFARLGKYGSDYDKYLNTMNNNSILKELVNYANSLGLKIGYPDLKTSLCYASLPTSFVIRSNGKLSKCTLLLRDEINTVGELKEDGSLNLYQDKIRWWSRGFFSGNSNELICPAQPSEFFYNLKVFGDLKE